The genomic window CTTTTCTAATCGCCCTATATATTTTCGCACCCGCCTTTTTCACACTCATTTGCGGTATCGCAGGGTGGAGATGGTCTGTAAGGGGTGTTTTGATAAATCCGGGGCAAATAGTCGTAATGCGCACCTCTTTTTGGGATACGCTTAGACTCTCCGCAAGTGCCTTTACAAACTGCTTTGATGCGCTATAACTTGGTGCATTTGGCAGGGCGAGGAGGGCGGCTATGGAGCTTATAAAGACTAAATGCCCTTTGAAGCCATCAACTTTCTCTTGTTTATTAAAAAATTCTAATGCGTAGAATGTATTATACATCACGCCCATTGCATTTGTGTGGCATATCTCAAAATGCCTCTGTATGTTTTCTTTTTCGCCCATTGCGATACCAGCATTCATAATCAGCACATCAAGTCGAGTGGCAAAAATTGCCTCGCACCACTGCTTAGATGAAACTTCATCGCTCACATCAAAGCTATGAAGGCGCACCTGTGCATTAGGATTGATAGCCTGTATATCTTTTTGTGTCTGCTCCAGCTGTGTGGTGTTTCGCCCCGCGATGTGTAGGAGTGTCGCCTCTTTAGCAAAATGCAGGGCTAATTCTCTGCCTATGCCACTACTCGCCCCTGTGATTGCCACGCAAAAAGATGCAGATTCCATAATTTCTCCTCTATGCGCCTTGTATTGGCATACTCTAACCAAAGTATGTTAATACAAAACATTTGTAGCAATATGCTACAATCCTGCCTTTAATTCGCGTTGATTTTGCATTAAAGGGGCAGTATGATAAACATTGCTATTAATGGCTTTGGGCGCATCGGGAGGAGCGTTGCGCGCGCGGTTTTAACGCGTGAGGACACAAAAGATTTGCGCATTGTTGCTATTAATGATGTGTGTGATTGGGAGATTTTGAGCTATTTGCTTGAGCACGATAGCACACACGGTATTTTGCCAAATGCGCCTACTTTTTTAAATAATGCCTTGCATTTTAGCCATAATGCCTTGCCTCCTATTGCTACGCTCAATTACAAAGATTCACAGAATCTCGACTTTGCCGCGCTTGGCGCGGATATTGTTTTAGAATCTAGCGGCGTATTTTTAGATTCACAATCGCTCACACATCACTGCCAAAAGGGCGTGAAAAAGGTCATTTTATGCGCTTCGCCTCAAGATTCTATGCCTATTTTTGCTAAAGGTGTAAATGAGGCAAACTACAAGGGGGAGCGCATTTTTTCAAATGCCTCTTGCACCGCAAATGCCCTTGCACCGCTTTGCAAGGTGATTGAGCGTGAATTTGGCATTGAGAGCGCGAGTTTTTGTATCACGCATAGTTACACAAACGAGCAGTCTTTGCTTGATAGTGTGTATCCAAATGATAAGAGACGTTCCCGCGCAGCGGCACAAAATATTATTCCCACGCACACAGGAGCGACAGCCACACTCACGCGTTTGCTTCCTGCGCTGCAAGGCAAAGTTGGCGGACATAGTGTGCGTGTGCCCGTATCTAATGTGCTTTTACTCGATATAACACTTATATTTTCCTCACACACGGATATAGATACATTGAATGCGTGTATTATCAATGCAAGTAAGGGGGAGATGAAGGATATTATCGGTATAGATTCTAAAAGTGGCGTGAGTAGCGATTTTGTGGGTAATCCTCATAGTGTCGTCTTTGCACCGGATTTAAGTTATATTGTCAATGGCAATATGGCGCGCATTATGGCGTGGTGTGATAATGAATGGGGCTATGCAAATCGTGTGCTTGATATGGTAAAAATATGCGCTAATGCGTGAAAACGAAGAGATGTATGAAACGAATATAGATAATCTTGGCAAAATCAACAAGGAGCGTCTAAAAAAGCTTAAAATTAATTCTTTGTTGCAGTTTGTCATCACTCACACGCCAAAATCCTACATCAATACTACGCTTTCTACCGCTCTAACTGCCGGGCAAGTCGGCGTGTTTAGAGTATATATTGATAGCGCGCAAATGCTGGGTTTTGGCAAAAATGCACGTTTTGTTGTGAATGCCACGATGTGCGATTTTGATACATTGCTACAAATAACTATCTTTCACGTGCAGAGCTTTCAAAAAAAG from Helicobacter typhlonius includes these protein-coding regions:
- a CDS encoding type I glyceraldehyde-3-phosphate dehydrogenase; its protein translation is MINIAINGFGRIGRSVARAVLTREDTKDLRIVAINDVCDWEILSYLLEHDSTHGILPNAPTFLNNALHFSHNALPPIATLNYKDSQNLDFAALGADIVLESSGVFLDSQSLTHHCQKGVKKVILCASPQDSMPIFAKGVNEANYKGERIFSNASCTANALAPLCKVIEREFGIESASFCITHSYTNEQSLLDSVYPNDKRRSRAAAQNIIPTHTGATATLTRLLPALQGKVGGHSVRVPVSNVLLLDITLIFSSHTDIDTLNACIINASKGEMKDIIGIDSKSGVSSDFVGNPHSVVFAPDLSYIVNGNMARIMAWCDNEWGYANRVLDMVKICANA
- a CDS encoding SDR family NAD(P)-dependent oxidoreductase translates to MESASFCVAITGASSGIGRELALHFAKEATLLHIAGRNTTQLEQTQKDIQAINPNAQVRLHSFDVSDEVSSKQWCEAIFATRLDVLIMNAGIAMGEKENIQRHFEICHTNAMGVMYNTFYALEFFNKQEKVDGFKGHLVFISSIAALLALPNAPSYSASKQFVKALAESLSVSQKEVRITTICPGFIKTPLTDHLHPAIPQMSVKKAGAKIYRAIRKGKKCYAFPCFLAFGARFYNILPIWCKRALVRIFEIMGKL